The proteins below come from a single Anaerolineales bacterium genomic window:
- the rplK gene encoding 50S ribosomal protein L11: MAKKVKAIVTLAINAGKANPAPPIGPALAQHGINLMGFCKEYNARTANRIGEIVPAEITIFSDGSFKFILKSPPTTFLIKRAAGIEKGSGAPNKNKVGKLNRKQVREIAEAKMQDLNALDIEAAMRQIEGTARNMGVEVVD, from the coding sequence ATGGCAAAGAAGGTCAAAGCAATCGTCACCTTGGCGATCAATGCGGGCAAGGCAAACCCTGCCCCCCCGATTGGTCCCGCCTTGGCGCAGCACGGCATTAACCTGATGGGTTTTTGCAAGGAATACAACGCCCGTACTGCGAATCGTATCGGGGAGATTGTCCCCGCTGAAATCACCATCTTCTCGGATGGCTCGTTCAAGTTCATCCTAAAAAGCCCCCCCACCACCTTCTTGATCAAGCGGGCGGCGGGGATTGAAAAAGGCTCTGGGGCGCCGAACAAGAACAAAGTAGGCAAGCTGAACCGCAAGCAAGTGCGCGAGATTGCCGAAGCAAAGATGCAAGACTTGAATGCGCTTGATATTGAAGCGGCAATGCGTCAAATTGAAGGCACTGCCCGCAATATGGGCGTTGAGGTGGTGGATTAA
- the secE gene encoding preprotein translocase subunit SecE codes for MSPVSTKRAGADQEESYSEEELAAEAEAAAALDSAAAPAVSDSRRRRQAKRGIVTPEPAPAPVRKDRPTPSQRDRDEVVVSRNFIIRFVQNLRTYFRETLVELRKVAWPSREEVRRLTSIVLVVTIVSALFLGFVSFIFGFLTTQMATLDTAIFAGALGIALVIIVGGLWLVRDRLFKPLD; via the coding sequence ATGTCGCCAGTGAGTACAAAACGGGCGGGCGCCGACCAAGAAGAAAGCTATTCCGAGGAGGAACTGGCTGCGGAAGCAGAAGCTGCCGCTGCCCTTGATTCTGCTGCCGCCCCTGCTGTTTCGGATAGCCGCCGCCGCCGTCAGGCAAAACGGGGCATTGTGACCCCTGAACCAGCCCCTGCGCCAGTTCGCAAGGATCGTCCCACCCCTAGCCAGCGTGATCGTGATGAGGTCGTCGTCAGCCGCAACTTCATCATTCGTTTTGTGCAAAATTTGCGGACATATTTCCGCGAGACCCTCGTTGAACTACGCAAAGTGGCGTGGCCCAGCCGCGAGGAAGTCCGTCGGCTAACCTCCATTGTCCTGGTCGTCACCATTGTGTCAGCGCTCTTTTTGGGCTTTGTCAGCTTTATTTTCGGCTTCCTGACAACCCAAATGGCAACGCTCGACACCGCAATTTTCGCAGGGGCGCTCGGCATTGCCCTTGTGATCATCGTCGGCGGGCTGTGGTTGGTACGGGATCGCCTTTTCAAGCCGTTGGATTAA
- a CDS encoding 50S ribosomal protein L1: protein MAKHGKKYLEAAKKVETGKHYSLDEAVKLLKEITFTKFNETVELHARLGIDPRQSDQNIRTTVLLPAGLGKTVRVLVFAEGEAARIAEGAGADFVAGDEMIAKIRSDEWTEFDVSIAVPDMMRKVSPLGKILGRKGLMPNPKAGTVVPPEDLPRAINEARAGRVEFRNDKTGNLHIPVGKIAFTEEQILENLNAVIEAIKRAKPASAKGIFVKRLVLTSTMTPPIRLDAGIILS from the coding sequence ATGGCAAAACACGGGAAGAAATACCTCGAAGCCGCCAAGAAGGTGGAAACTGGTAAGCACTACAGCTTGGATGAAGCGGTGAAACTGCTCAAAGAAATAACCTTCACCAAGTTTAACGAGACGGTAGAACTGCACGCCCGCCTCGGCATTGATCCGCGCCAATCTGACCAAAACATCCGCACGACGGTGCTGCTGCCCGCAGGCTTGGGCAAGACGGTGCGTGTCCTCGTCTTTGCTGAAGGGGAAGCCGCTCGCATTGCCGAAGGTGCTGGTGCAGATTTCGTCGCGGGTGATGAGATGATCGCCAAAATCCGCAGCGATGAATGGACGGAATTCGATGTCTCTATCGCCGTCCCTGATATGATGCGCAAGGTGTCGCCTTTAGGGAAGATTTTGGGGCGTAAGGGCTTAATGCCAAACCCCAAAGCGGGAACGGTTGTCCCCCCCGAAGACCTCCCCCGTGCGATCAACGAAGCGCGGGCGGGGCGTGTGGAGTTCCGTAATGACAAGACAGGTAATCTGCACATTCCTGTGGGCAAAATTGCCTTCACGGAGGAGCAAATCTTAGAAAACCTGAACGCCGTCATTGAGGCGATTAAGCGGGCGAAACCAGCCTCGGCAAAGGGGATATTCGTCAAGCGGCTTGTCCTCACTTCTACCATGACGCCCCCCATCCGCTTGGATGCGGGCATTATCCTCAGCTAA
- the rpmG gene encoding 50S ribosomal protein L33, with amino-acid sequence MAKKDVRMVIHLACPDCKERNYTTEKNRRNDPSRIEFNKYCKHCKKHTLHKETK; translated from the coding sequence ATGGCGAAAAAAGATGTGCGGATGGTGATCCACCTCGCTTGCCCCGATTGCAAGGAGCGGAACTACACCACCGAGAAAAACCGTCGTAACGATCCAAGCCGGATTGAATTCAATAAATATTGCAAGCACTGCAAGAAACACACCTTGCACAAGGAAACAAAGTGA
- a CDS encoding RNA-binding protein yields the protein MNKKLYVGNLPYNVTKEQLQELFEQCGEVKDAVVIMDRETGRSKGFGFVEMATTEAMQDAIKKYNGFNMGQRPLTVNEARPKEERRDGPPPRRNNRF from the coding sequence ATGAATAAGAAGTTGTACGTCGGCAACCTTCCCTACAATGTCACCAAAGAACAATTGCAAGAATTGTTCGAGCAGTGCGGCGAAGTGAAGGACGCAGTGGTCATCATGGATCGGGAGACCGGGCGCTCGAAGGGTTTTGGGTTTGTCGAAATGGCAACCACCGAAGCCATGCAGGACGCAATCAAGAAATACAACGGGTTTAACATGGGTCAACGCCCGTTGACGGTGAATGAAGCACGCCCGAAGGAAGAGCGCCGTGATGGTCCTCCTCCTCGCCGCAACAACCGCTTCTAA
- a CDS encoding 2-oxoacid:ferredoxin oxidoreductase subunit beta — protein sequence MTARTQKTNALGFDKSVYKGGESTLCNGCGHDSISAKIIDAAWELGLDQTKMIKLSGIGCSSKTPAYFLGGSHAFNSVHGRMPSMATGATLANHNVFAIGVSGDGDTGSIGLGQYKHLLRRNVPMLYIIENNGVYGLTKGQFSATADEDQYQKYYGRNELPPLDLCLEAIITDCTFVARSFSGDQQQCRELIKAALIASQKGTALLDIISPCVTFNNTPESTKGYDHGRTQNNPLQEIEFFPPGVVPPRTEITIPEYAPGHDFDVTMHDGSVIRLSKVDASHNPRSKESATRLLEDAKAAQKFITGVIYVGAPRPTLPEIEHLPEEPLAYLGQDTLRPSREALSKVMKGLM from the coding sequence ATGACCGCACGAACCCAAAAAACAAATGCGCTCGGTTTTGATAAAAGCGTTTACAAGGGGGGCGAATCGACTCTCTGCAACGGGTGTGGGCATGATTCCATCTCCGCCAAAATCATTGATGCCGCGTGGGAGTTGGGACTTGACCAGACGAAAATGATCAAGCTGAGCGGGATCGGCTGCTCCAGCAAAACCCCCGCCTACTTCCTCGGCGGCTCGCACGCCTTCAACAGTGTTCACGGACGGATGCCCTCGATGGCAACGGGCGCAACGCTGGCGAATCACAATGTCTTTGCCATTGGTGTCAGCGGCGATGGCGATACCGGCAGCATTGGCTTGGGGCAGTACAAGCACCTTCTGCGGCGCAATGTCCCCATGCTCTACATCATCGAAAATAACGGTGTTTACGGGCTGACGAAAGGTCAGTTCAGTGCCACCGCCGATGAAGATCAGTACCAAAAGTACTATGGGCGCAACGAACTGCCCCCCCTTGACCTCTGCTTGGAGGCGATTATCACCGACTGCACGTTTGTTGCCCGCTCGTTCTCTGGCGATCAGCAGCAGTGCCGTGAGTTGATCAAGGCGGCGCTCATTGCCAGCCAAAAGGGGACGGCACTGCTGGATATTATCAGCCCGTGTGTCACCTTCAACAACACGCCGGAATCGACAAAGGGTTACGATCACGGGCGGACGCAAAACAACCCGCTCCAAGAGATCGAATTTTTCCCGCCCGGCGTTGTCCCCCCCCGCACCGAGATCACCATCCCAGAGTACGCGCCGGGGCATGATTTTGATGTGACGATGCACGATGGGTCGGTTATCCGCCTCTCGAAGGTGGATGCCAGCCACAACCCGCGCAGCAAGGAATCGGCAACCCGCCTGTTAGAGGACGCCAAAGCCGCGCAGAAGTTCATCACAGGGGTGATCTACGTGGGGGCGCCACGCCCGACGCTGCCGGAAATTGAGCATCTGCCCGAAGAACCGCTTGCCTATTTGGGTCAGGATACCCTCCGCCCAAGCCGCGAAGCGCTCAGTAAGGTCATGAAGGGCTTGATGTAG
- a CDS encoding GNAT family N-acetyltransferase produces MNRATVSVVPLLVKDVTALNALTDVFVAAFTDDPGMGYLCQAERDGYPQRLRHWFRASLGLQIANQQPLFALTCEGQYVAGVALTVPNTTLRAMSVTRWLGTTWRGAGWRSVWRTIHHLQRLSNYQPTKPHFRLEFLAVNPSQQGKGYGRVLLEAIHHLASPMDIWLETTNPTNVPLYKRFGYVVTHRVNMGPAVDAIMMVRGETA; encoded by the coding sequence ATGAACCGCGCTACGGTGTCTGTTGTACCACTATTGGTAAAGGATGTAACGGCGCTCAATGCGCTAACGGATGTATTCGTCGCTGCCTTTACCGATGATCCCGGTATGGGGTATCTCTGTCAGGCGGAGCGCGACGGTTACCCGCAACGATTGCGCCATTGGTTTCGGGCATCGTTAGGCTTACAAATCGCCAACCAGCAGCCGCTTTTTGCGCTGACATGTGAGGGACAGTATGTGGCGGGGGTGGCTTTGACCGTCCCGAACACGACCTTAAGGGCAATGAGTGTGACTCGTTGGCTAGGCACTACCTGGCGCGGGGCGGGATGGCGCAGTGTGTGGCGCACGATACATCACTTACAACGGCTGTCAAACTATCAGCCTACCAAGCCCCATTTTCGTTTGGAGTTTTTGGCAGTGAACCCGTCGCAACAAGGCAAAGGGTATGGGCGTGTATTGCTGGAAGCAATTCACCACCTTGCCTCGCCAATGGATATATGGCTGGAAACAACGAATCCGACCAATGTCCCACTCTATAAACGGTTTGGTTATGTCGTTACTCATCGGGTGAACATGGGTCCGGCGGTGGATGCCATAATGATGGTTCGAGGGGAAACCGCATAG
- a CDS encoding 2-oxoacid:acceptor oxidoreductase subunit alpha — translation MLAQADPHIRGEGVVVNDFAIVVATVNGSGSQTANNTLVRALFKMGIPANGKNLFPSNIYGLPTWYTIRVSEKGYTARREDYHVLAAMNPKTGVDDIAKLAPGGVVFYPDDWKLASKREDITYYTMPVKALVKASEVKSDLKEYVANMVYVGSMAELLGIEVNEIKAALSYFLKGKEKAVNLNFTLVEQAMEHFRATYPNAPKPFIVQRLEGEKNGTAGKIMIEGNSAGALGAVFGGVSVAAWYPITPSTSMIDYLSDYIRDLRATYKTNAEGKKELAEKNCAIVQAEDELAAVGMIIGAGWMGARAMTATSGPGISLMSEFAGLAYFAEIPAVIWDIQRMGPSTGLPTRTSQGDVLKTYFLSHGDTRHVVLLPAGMEECFEFGWRAFDVAEHLQTPVFVLSDLDLGMNLWMSKPFDYPTEDMDRGKLFTFEDMDKNGGKFLRYRDVEGDGIAARSISGKGPAWFARGTGHTEAATYSEDPEVWTKNLQRLERKFDTARKVVPQPVTEMVDGAQIGIIGYGSSDPGIREALDVLTDGGLKADYHRLRALPLGDHTRNFLASHERVYVVENNYLGQMADLLRMEYPEYATRVIAVNMCNGLPLTARWIAGAITEQHESK, via the coding sequence GTGTTAGCACAAGCTGATCCCCACATTCGCGGCGAAGGGGTTGTCGTCAACGACTTCGCCATCGTTGTGGCGACGGTCAATGGCTCTGGCAGCCAAACCGCCAACAACACGCTCGTCCGCGCTCTATTTAAGATGGGTATTCCCGCCAATGGGAAAAACCTGTTCCCCTCAAACATCTACGGCTTGCCAACGTGGTATACCATCCGCGTCAGCGAGAAAGGTTACACCGCCCGCCGTGAGGATTACCATGTCCTCGCCGCAATGAACCCCAAAACGGGCGTCGATGATATTGCCAAGCTCGCTCCGGGCGGCGTCGTTTTTTACCCCGATGATTGGAAACTTGCCAGCAAGCGCGAGGACATCACCTATTACACCATGCCTGTGAAGGCACTGGTGAAGGCATCCGAGGTAAAGTCCGACCTGAAAGAGTACGTGGCGAACATGGTCTACGTCGGCTCTATGGCAGAACTGCTTGGCATTGAAGTCAATGAGATCAAAGCCGCCCTCAGTTACTTCCTGAAAGGGAAGGAAAAAGCGGTCAATCTGAATTTCACCCTCGTTGAACAGGCGATGGAACACTTCCGCGCAACCTATCCGAACGCTCCAAAGCCCTTCATCGTCCAGCGCTTGGAAGGGGAGAAAAACGGCACGGCGGGGAAGATCATGATTGAGGGGAATTCGGCGGGGGCGCTTGGCGCGGTGTTTGGCGGGGTATCCGTCGCCGCGTGGTATCCAATCACACCATCCACCAGCATGATCGACTACCTCAGCGACTATATCCGTGACCTCCGCGCCACCTACAAGACAAACGCTGAGGGCAAAAAGGAACTGGCAGAGAAAAACTGTGCCATTGTCCAAGCCGAGGACGAACTGGCGGCGGTGGGGATGATCATCGGGGCGGGCTGGATGGGCGCACGCGCCATGACCGCCACCAGCGGACCGGGCATTTCGCTGATGTCCGAATTTGCAGGGCTGGCATACTTTGCCGAAATTCCGGCGGTAATCTGGGACATTCAACGGATGGGACCTAGCACCGGTCTGCCCACGCGGACGAGTCAGGGCGATGTTCTCAAAACGTATTTCCTCTCGCATGGGGATACCCGTCACGTCGTGCTGCTGCCCGCTGGCATGGAAGAATGTTTCGAGTTTGGCTGGCGTGCCTTTGATGTTGCCGAACATCTTCAAACGCCCGTGTTTGTCCTCAGCGATCTTGATCTAGGGATGAATTTGTGGATGTCCAAACCCTTTGACTACCCCACAGAGGACATGGATCGCGGGAAGCTCTTTACCTTTGAAGATATGGACAAAAACGGCGGGAAATTCCTCCGTTACCGCGATGTAGAGGGGGACGGCATTGCGGCGCGTTCGATCTCTGGCAAGGGTCCGGCGTGGTTTGCGCGGGGGACGGGGCATACCGAAGCCGCCACCTACAGCGAAGACCCCGAAGTCTGGACGAAAAACCTGCAACGCCTAGAGCGCAAGTTTGACACGGCGCGGAAGGTTGTCCCCCAACCGGTGACGGAGATGGTGGACGGGGCGCAGATTGGGATCATCGGCTATGGATCGTCCGATCCGGGTATTCGGGAGGCGCTTGATGTCTTGACGGATGGCGGCTTGAAGGCAGATTACCACCGTCTGCGGGCGCTCCCCCTAGGCGATCACACGCGGAATTTCCTCGCTTCCCATGAGCGCGTGTATGTTGTCGAAAATAACTATCTGGGGCAAATGGCAGACCTGCTGCGGATGGAATACCCCGAATATGCCACCCGCGTTATCGCCGTGAATATGTGCAACGGCTTGCCGTTAACGGCGCGATGGATTGCCGGCGCGATCACCGAACAACACGAGAGCAAGTAG
- the nusG gene encoding transcription termination/antitermination protein NusG: MPPRKRKGKLADDEPIYEGRPHYVGPQDEDDAVENARFRIEDDDVLPSERAARLGVVKVAIGTDEDGNLIEIEPDQEKQWYVVHCYSGYENKVRQAIEQRTHTMGMQDKIFDVIIPTEEEIEIKEGKRRTVERRVFPGYILVQMKMDQDSWFVVRNTPGVTGFVGMGDKQPTPLRQEEVNQIVRRMEREAPVVRVTFAVGQKVRIIDGPFKDFPGIVGDIDVDKSKVRVMVSFFGRETPVELDFLQVEKT, translated from the coding sequence ATGCCGCCGCGCAAACGTAAAGGGAAATTAGCTGACGACGAGCCGATCTACGAGGGGAGACCACATTACGTTGGACCCCAAGATGAAGACGATGCCGTAGAGAACGCCCGTTTCCGCATTGAGGATGATGACGTCCTGCCAAGCGAACGTGCCGCCCGTTTGGGTGTGGTGAAGGTTGCCATTGGCACAGACGAAGACGGCAACCTGATTGAGATTGAGCCGGATCAAGAAAAACAGTGGTATGTTGTCCATTGCTATTCCGGCTACGAAAACAAGGTGCGCCAAGCCATTGAGCAGCGCACGCACACGATGGGGATGCAAGATAAAATCTTCGATGTGATCATCCCTACCGAGGAAGAAATTGAGATCAAAGAGGGCAAGCGCCGCACGGTGGAACGCCGCGTCTTTCCCGGCTATATCCTTGTCCAGATGAAAATGGATCAGGATAGCTGGTTTGTTGTGCGCAATACCCCTGGTGTCACCGGCTTTGTGGGGATGGGCGATAAACAGCCAACACCACTTCGCCAAGAGGAAGTCAACCAGATTGTCCGCCGGATGGAGCGCGAAGCGCCCGTTGTGCGTGTCACGTTTGCCGTTGGGCAAAAAGTGCGCATCATTGATGGACCGTTCAAAGACTTCCCCGGCATTGTCGGTGATATTGATGTGGATAAAAGCAAAGTCCGCGTCATGGTTTCCTTCTTTGGGCGCGAAACGCCTGTCGAACTCGATTTTCTTCAGGTCGAAAAGACCTAA